From one Haloterrigena gelatinilytica genomic stretch:
- a CDS encoding response regulator, translated as MGEGAAESAEILLVEDNPGDVRLVEEALQGTDSTLHITRDGTEALDFLHRRNEFADVPHPDIVLLDLNLPQVDGTQILDEIRSDPELEQLRVTVLTSVPEEYAAPELDELGANGFFAKPADPDEFMALVRRVI; from the coding sequence ATGGGTGAAGGGGCTGCGGAGAGCGCGGAGATCCTCTTAGTCGAGGACAATCCCGGAGACGTGCGGCTGGTCGAAGAGGCGCTTCAGGGGACCGACAGTACCCTTCATATCACGAGAGACGGGACGGAGGCGCTCGACTTCCTGCACCGACGGAACGAATTCGCCGACGTTCCGCATCCGGACATCGTGCTGCTCGATCTGAACCTGCCGCAAGTAGACGGCACGCAGATCCTCGATGAAATCCGGAGCGATCCCGAACTGGAGCAGCTTCGAGTGACCGTCTTGACCAGCGTCCCCGAGGAATACGCCGCTCCCGAGCTGGACGAGCTCGGCGCGAACGGCTTTTTCGCCAAACCGGCAGATCCCGACGAATTCATGGCCCTCGTGCGTCGAGTGATCTAG